In Raphanus sativus cultivar WK10039 chromosome 5, ASM80110v3, whole genome shotgun sequence, the following proteins share a genomic window:
- the LOC108829192 gene encoding polyadenylate-binding protein RBP45B isoform X2 has product MQHPPPPGGLLPHHVPPPSAQQHYGYQQPPPYAAPPPQMWNPQAPPPSQPMTADEIRTLWIGDLQFWMDESFLYSCFAHTGEVLSVKVIRNKQTSQVEGYGFIEFVSHAAAERALQTYNSTPVPGLPDQLFRLNWASLGSGDKRDDSPDYTIFVGDLAADVTDYVLLETFKASYPSVKGAKVVIDRATGRTKGYGFVRFSDESEQIRAMTEMNGVPCSTRPMRIGPAASKKDSYQSAASGVPTDNDPNNTTVFVGGLDPTVTDDHLKNVFSQYGEIVHVKIPAGKRCGFVQFSEKSCAEEAIRTLNGTQLGGTTVRLSWGRSPSSKQAADPSQYYYGGYGQGQEHYGYSMPQDPNAYYGGYPGGYQQPPQVGQQPPQQPPQQQQVGFSY; this is encoded by the exons ATGCAGCACCCACCACCACCCGGAGGTCTCCTTCCCCACCACGTTCCTCCTCCGTCTGCTCAACAGCACTACGGTTACCAGCAACCCCCTCCTTACGCTGCTCCTCCACCACAGATGTGGAATCCACAAGCGCCGCCACCAAGCCAGCCTATGACCGCCGACGAGATCCGTACTCTCTGGATCGGTGACTTACAGTTCTGGATGGATGAGAGTTTCCTCTACAGTTGTTTTGCTCACACCGGAGAG GTTCTTTCTGTTAAAGTCATCCGTAACAAGCAGACATCTCAGGTTGAAGGCTACGGTTTCATCGAGTTTGTATCTCACGCTGCTGCTGAACGAGCTCTACAAACATACAACAGCACTCCCGTCCCTGGCCTTCCTGACCAGCTCTTTAGATTGAACTGGGCCTCGTTGGGCTCTGGAGATAAACGTGACGATTCACCGGATTACACTATCTTCGTTGGTGATCTCGCCGCTGATGTTACGGACTATGTCTTGCTAGAGACTTTTAAAGCATCTTATCCTTCGGTTAAAGGTGCAAAGGTTGTTATTGATAGAGCCACTGGGCGTACGAAGGGATATGGTTTCGTTAGGTTTTCTGATGAGAGTGAACAGATTCGTGCAATGACTGAGATGAACGGTGTTCCTTGTTCGACAAGGCCTATGAGGATTGGGCCAGCTGCTAGCAAAAAAG ATTCATACCAGAGTGCTGCTTCAGGGGTTCCAACTGATAATGATCCCAATAACACAACC GTTTTTGTTGGTGGATTAGATCCCACTGTGACAGATGATCATCTAAAGAATGTCTTTAGCCAGTATGGCGAGATTGTGCATGTGAAAATACCTGCCGGAAAGCGCTGTGGATTCGTTCAGTTTTCTGAGAA AAGCTGTGCAGAGGAAGCAATTAGAACGTTGAATGGAACGCAGTTGGGTGGAACAACCGTCAGGCTATCATGGGGACGAAGTCCTTCATCTAAACAG GCGGCGGATCCGAGTCAGTATTATTACGGTGGGTATGGACAAGGTCAGGAGCATTATGGATACTCCATGCCGCAAGATCCTAACGCATATTACGGAGGCTACCCTGGCGGGTATCAGCAGCCACCACAGGTGGGGCAGCAACCACCTCAGCAGCCACCACAGCAGCAACAAGTCGGGTTCAGCTACTAG
- the LOC108829149 gene encoding putative F-box/LRR-repeat/kelch-repeat protein At1g11620, which yields MAMELPFDLVEEILSWVPSKSLERFRCTCKQWETLISEPRFINKHLSNMRGREEQFTVFNDVTLVSHFTDSSTVSCVCVGIDFDDLNEPRLNMHDFEPLLSSSLLVKNMYHCDGLLLYVMRTHLLVLNPLLKQGRWIKCGKADHSLDAYGLGYISSNQPSCGNDYKMVRFRCGRSKDSSIKVYVYELKSDYWKVFDNIFDGFLEWPESNVCLRGTPYWIGYVKGRTCKTIESFDFSKERFETLFLPPSAIGSSRLDNSLSLGVFRGDKLSILHESRVTGKIQLWVMKKHWSKLMTISTPESSMFPRYSSYFIEKNGKLVLSIRGINYIKVYIAGKDDECQNVENLCMDHLTSGSGCYYIPSLVPVPGFDDEAKRRSGFVLKKEIYDNGLGFKAQELS from the coding sequence AGCAGTGGGAAACCCTAATCTCAGAGCCGAGATTCATCAACAAGCACTTGTCTAACATGCGTGGCCGTGAGGAACAATTCACAGTCTTCAACGACGTTACCCTAGTTTCTCATTTTACGGACTCATCGACAGTTTCTTGTGTTTGTGTAGGCATTGACTTTGATGACCTCAACGAACCCCGTTTGAATATGCATGATTTTGAACCTCTTCTATCTTCGAGTTTATTGGTGAAGAACATGTATCATTGTGATGGTCTATTGCTATATGTCATGAGAACACATCTTTTGGTTCTGAATCCGTTGTTGAAACAAGGAAGATGGATCAAATGTGGCAAAGCGGACCACTCCTTGGATGCTTATGGTCTTGGATACATTAGTAGTAACCAACCATCATGTGGTAATGATTATAAGATGGTTAGGTTTCGTTGTGGCAGGTCCAAAGATTCAAGTATCAAAGTATACGTATACGAATTAAAATCTGATTATTGGAAGGTTTTTGATAACATCTTTGATGGGTTCTTAGAATGGCCAGAGTCGAACGTGTGCTTGAGAGGAACACCTTATTGGATAGGTTATGTAAAGGGTAGAACATGTAAGACGATAGAGAGTTTCGATTTCTCCAAGGAGAGATTTGAGACCTTGTTTCTTCCTCCTTCAGCCATTGGATCATCTAGGCTGGATAACTCTCTTTCCTTGGGAGTTTTCAGAGGAGATAAACTTTCTATATTACATGAATCCCGCGTGACAGGTAAGATACAGTTATGGGTGATGAAGAAGCATTGGAGCAAGCTTATGACAATTTCTACACCTGAATCCTCGATGTTTCCTAGATATTCAAGTTATTTCATTGAGAAAAATGGCAAGCTTGTGCTATCTATTCGTGgcataaattatattaaagtttaCATTGCGGGAAAGGATGATGAGTGCCAAAACGTTGAAAATCTTTGTATGGATCATTTAACTAGTGGTTCTGGTTGCTACTATATTCCAAGCTTGGTTCCGGTTCCAGGTTTTGATGATGAGGCAAAAAGAAGGTCaggttttgttttgaaaaaagagatttatgacaatggtttagggtttaaggcgCAAGAATTGAGTTAA
- the LOC108829192 gene encoding polyadenylate-binding protein RBP45B isoform X1 yields MQHPPPPGGLLPHHVPPPSAQQHYGYQQPPPYAAPPPQMWNPQAPPPSQPMTADEIRTLWIGDLQFWMDESFLYSCFAHTGEVLSVKVIRNKQTSQVEGYGFIEFVSHAAAERALQTYNSTPVPGLPDQLFRLNWASLGSGDKRDDSPDYTIFVGDLAADVTDYVLLETFKASYPSVKGAKVVIDRATGRTKGYGFVRFSDESEQIRAMTEMNGVPCSTRPMRIGPAASKKGVSGQRDSYQSAASGVPTDNDPNNTTVFVGGLDPTVTDDHLKNVFSQYGEIVHVKIPAGKRCGFVQFSEKSCAEEAIRTLNGTQLGGTTVRLSWGRSPSSKQAADPSQYYYGGYGQGQEHYGYSMPQDPNAYYGGYPGGYQQPPQVGQQPPQQPPQQQQVGFSY; encoded by the exons ATGCAGCACCCACCACCACCCGGAGGTCTCCTTCCCCACCACGTTCCTCCTCCGTCTGCTCAACAGCACTACGGTTACCAGCAACCCCCTCCTTACGCTGCTCCTCCACCACAGATGTGGAATCCACAAGCGCCGCCACCAAGCCAGCCTATGACCGCCGACGAGATCCGTACTCTCTGGATCGGTGACTTACAGTTCTGGATGGATGAGAGTTTCCTCTACAGTTGTTTTGCTCACACCGGAGAG GTTCTTTCTGTTAAAGTCATCCGTAACAAGCAGACATCTCAGGTTGAAGGCTACGGTTTCATCGAGTTTGTATCTCACGCTGCTGCTGAACGAGCTCTACAAACATACAACAGCACTCCCGTCCCTGGCCTTCCTGACCAGCTCTTTAGATTGAACTGGGCCTCGTTGGGCTCTGGAGATAAACGTGACGATTCACCGGATTACACTATCTTCGTTGGTGATCTCGCCGCTGATGTTACGGACTATGTCTTGCTAGAGACTTTTAAAGCATCTTATCCTTCGGTTAAAGGTGCAAAGGTTGTTATTGATAGAGCCACTGGGCGTACGAAGGGATATGGTTTCGTTAGGTTTTCTGATGAGAGTGAACAGATTCGTGCAATGACTGAGATGAACGGTGTTCCTTGTTCGACAAGGCCTATGAGGATTGGGCCAGCTGCTAGCAAAAAAGGTGTGTCTGGTCAGAGAG ATTCATACCAGAGTGCTGCTTCAGGGGTTCCAACTGATAATGATCCCAATAACACAACC GTTTTTGTTGGTGGATTAGATCCCACTGTGACAGATGATCATCTAAAGAATGTCTTTAGCCAGTATGGCGAGATTGTGCATGTGAAAATACCTGCCGGAAAGCGCTGTGGATTCGTTCAGTTTTCTGAGAA AAGCTGTGCAGAGGAAGCAATTAGAACGTTGAATGGAACGCAGTTGGGTGGAACAACCGTCAGGCTATCATGGGGACGAAGTCCTTCATCTAAACAG GCGGCGGATCCGAGTCAGTATTATTACGGTGGGTATGGACAAGGTCAGGAGCATTATGGATACTCCATGCCGCAAGATCCTAACGCATATTACGGAGGCTACCCTGGCGGGTATCAGCAGCCACCACAGGTGGGGCAGCAACCACCTCAGCAGCCACCACAGCAGCAACAAGTCGGGTTCAGCTACTAG